The region GTGAAACGGCGTGCGCACCGAATTGGCATGCGCCACCAGGCGCTGCCCTAACTCATTGATGTATTGATTTAATAGCGGATCGTTAATCAGCGGCGCACTGGCGCGCAGTTGGCGCACGTAGAAGTCGCCAATTTGTAATTCCTGATTAATGGATAGCGTCGAACCCGCTGTGGTTCCCATATCGGGCAGATTATCACTCACGTCCGCGCGCACGGAGAGCGCGGGCGTCAGCAGCAGCGTAGGAATAAGGGCCGCCAGCACTGATTTTTTCAACCGGTTAAACATGCCTTGATCCTGTAAAAGTCACCTGCAATTGGACAGGTAAGTCGTTCAAATGTTCTGCGCGTTCTTTCCTTTGACGCAGCGCTTCTATCTTAACCAGCGCGTGGTAACAAGCAAATGAAGAAGCGACACAGACTTAAAGTGAAAAAATGGCTACAGCGGGCGCTGATTGCAGCAAAAAATTGAATAGTCCGCCACGACCAGGTTAGCGCTTTTACAGGTTCAGAAGTTAAAGTTACGTAAAGTTGCTCAAAATAATTGAATCTGGCATGAACTTTTCCAGGTTTACTCTGAAAAACAAACGTCAAAACAGTGAACTGGCCTGTTTTATCCATCAGTGATTTTAATGGTGATTTTTTATAGAGTCGCCGAAATTTTAGTTAAGTATGGTCATATTTTCAGCGCCACTGGCTTGATAAAACCTAAACAGCTGGCAGTCGATTCAAGCCAGTTATTTTTTTAGGCATCTCTTCGTCTCAATCGAAAGCATTATTCAATTAGCCTGACTAATTATTATTTCTGCAATGAAAACCCCGGACAGGCCAAAACTGCAGGACTTTTGCCCTGCTCACGCTGTGATATAGATAAGGCACTTTATTCAAACGGACTGTGAATTAGCGCAGTGCATGCCGGAGAGTTTTTATGCGTTCTGTTGTCTCTTACGCCCTGATTGCGATCGTGGGTGGGTTTGTTGGTGCCACCGTCAGCAAAAGTGATGATATTTATCAGCGAGTGGTGAGCCATTTTTCTGCCGAGCCAACCGATCCGGACGGGTTCTGGAGCACGCCTGCTATCGATGGTTACGGCAAAATCCATTACGAATCTGATGCCGCCTTTAAACCGGTCGTCGGGCTGAGCAACAAAGTGGTGTTTCAAATCACCAAAAGCGAAGGGGACATGAAGCGGCCTAATCTTGGGCTGGAGCGCGTCGCCCGCGTCGTCAACCTCTACATCGCTTCAGGCGTGCCGGCCGATCAGTTGCACTTTGTGGTCTCTGTGACCGGTGATGCCACGCCTGCCATGCTGGATAACGCGCATTTCCAGCAATTCTACAAAGCTGACAACCCCAACCTGGCGCTGATCGGGGAGCTCAACAAATTAGGCGTCAAAGTATCGGTATGCGATCAGTCAGTGGCGTTCCATCACTTCCCGAAAGACTGGATTGATCAATCGGTTATTCATGCGTTGTCCAGTCCGACCACCGTGTCGACGCTGGAAAATCAGGGTTATGCCTTCCTGCAAATGTAATTGGGCTTAGGGTCTTCTATCGAGGAGAAGTGAAATGCGTCCAGCGTCCTATATTGTCATCGCCGCACTGGCGGGTTTCGTGGGCGGTAATGTGTTACAGCTTCCAGAGCTGGTGGATAAGGTCAGCAGCAAGTTTGCTGACAACAAAAGCGAGCCAGCGGACTTCTGGAGCACGCCAGCCATCGCGGGCTACGGCAAAATCCATTTTGTGAATACGCCGGATTACAACCCCGCGAATACGCCAGGCCTGAGCAATAAGATCGTTTTTCAGATCAACCGCACGGAAGGGGATGTGCGCCAGCCTAACCTCGGACTGGAACGCGTGGCGCGTGTCACCAACCTTTATTACGCTGCCGGGGTGCCGCTCAATCAGCTGAATTTTGTGGTGTCAATCAACAGCGATGCCGTGCCTGCCGCGCTGAATAACGATCAATTCCGCAAAGCTTACGGCACAGATAACCCGAACCTGAAATTGATCGATGAGTTGAAGCAGGCGGGTGTGAAGGTGACAATCTGCGATCAGTCGGTGGCCTTCCATCAACTACAGCGGGACTGGATCGACACCCGCGTGACGCACACCCTCTCCAGCGGTACCACGGTTGCCTCGTTGCAAAACGAAGGTTACGCCTTCCTGATGTTGTAATTCCTGCCTGACAGCAGTTCGCGCTGCTGTCATTTTTTCGTCATCTCTCCGCGATGTTGCTGTCACAGTTCGCCGCTACTTTAAGCGCCAATGAGATCGATCTCATTGCTCATTCACGAGGCGAACA is a window of Pantoea rwandensis DNA encoding:
- a CDS encoding DsrE family protein; this encodes MRPASYIVIAALAGFVGGNVLQLPELVDKVSSKFADNKSEPADFWSTPAIAGYGKIHFVNTPDYNPANTPGLSNKIVFQINRTEGDVRQPNLGLERVARVTNLYYAAGVPLNQLNFVVSINSDAVPAALNNDQFRKAYGTDNPNLKLIDELKQAGVKVTICDQSVAFHQLQRDWIDTRVTHTLSSGTTVASLQNEGYAFLML
- a CDS encoding DsrE family protein; its protein translation is MRSVVSYALIAIVGGFVGATVSKSDDIYQRVVSHFSAEPTDPDGFWSTPAIDGYGKIHYESDAAFKPVVGLSNKVVFQITKSEGDMKRPNLGLERVARVVNLYIASGVPADQLHFVVSVTGDATPAMLDNAHFQQFYKADNPNLALIGELNKLGVKVSVCDQSVAFHHFPKDWIDQSVIHALSSPTTVSTLENQGYAFLQM